CGCAGCTCGTTCCAGACGGCCTCGGCGTCGGCGTACTTCCACTCGTGCCCGAGCCGTGCGGCCAGGTCGCAGATGATGTCGATGTCCTCGCGGGCCTCCCCGGGCGGGGTGACCGCCTTGCGCACCCGCTGGACGCGCCGTTCGCTGTTGGTGGTCGTGCCGTCCGTCTCCGCCCACCCGGCGGTCGCGGGCAGCACGACATCGGCCAACTCGGCGGTCTTCGTCAGGAAGATGTCCTGCACGACGAGGAAGTCCAGCTCCTTCATCCGCCGGACGGCCTGCTCGCTGTCGGCCTCGGACTGCGCCGGGTTCTCCCCGACGCAGTACACGGCCTTCAGTGAGCCCTCCTCCATGGCCTCGAACATCTCCGTCAGGTTCAGCCCGTAGTGCGGCTGGATGACGGTGTCCCACGCCGACTCGAACTTCAGCCGGGTGCCGGGGTCGAGGATGTCCTGGAAGCCGGGCAGCCGGTTGGGGATGGCGCCCATGTCCCCGCCGCCCTGCACGTTGTTCTGGCCGCGCAGCGGCTGCAACCCGGAGGCGTAGCGGCCCACGTGCCCGGTCAGCAGCGAGAGGTTGATCAGCGCGCGGACGTTGTCGGTGCCGTTGTGGTGCTCGGTGATGCCGAGCGTCCAGCACAGCTGGGCCCGCTCGGCGCGGGCATACGCGTGCGCCAACTCCCTTATGGCGGCGGCCGGTACGCCCGTCACCTTCTCCGCGAGGGAGAGCGTCCAGGGCTCGACGAGCGCCCGGTACTCCTCGAAGCCGGTGGTGGCCCGCTCGACGAACGCCTCGTTGACGAGGCCCGCGTGGATGATCTCGCGGCCGATCGCGTGGGCCATCGGGATGTCGGTGCCGACGTTCAGTCCCAGCCAGCTCTCCGCCCACTCGGCGGTGGAGGTCCGGCGCGGGTCGACCGCGTACATCCGGGCGCCGTTCCGTATCCCCTTCAGCACGTGCTGGAAGAAGATCGGGTGCGCGAAGCGGGCGTTGGACCCCCACATCACGATGACGTCGGTGTGCTCGATCTCCTCGTAGGAGGAGGTGCCGCCGCCGGAGCCGAAGGCCGCCGACAGGCCGGCCACGCTCGGGGCGTGGCAGGTGCGGTTGCAGGAGTCGACGTTGTTGGTGCCCATGACCACGCGGGCGAACTTCTGCGCCACGTAGTTCATCTCGTTGGTGGCGCGGGCGCAGGAGAACATGCCGAACGCG
This genomic stretch from Streptomyces deccanensis harbors:
- a CDS encoding molybdopterin oxidoreductase family protein, with product MKNRQNRQNRQPKTYTRLTHPLVRDSRDEPFRQASWEEALDRAARGIERNRGAFGMFSCARATNEMNYVAQKFARVVMGTNNVDSCNRTCHAPSVAGLSAAFGSGGGTSSYEEIEHTDVIVMWGSNARFAHPIFFQHVLKGIRNGARMYAVDPRRTSTAEWAESWLGLNVGTDIPMAHAIGREIIHAGLVNEAFVERATTGFEEYRALVEPWTLSLAEKVTGVPAAAIRELAHAYARAERAQLCWTLGITEHHNGTDNVRALINLSLLTGHVGRYASGLQPLRGQNNVQGGGDMGAIPNRLPGFQDILDPGTRLKFESAWDTVIQPHYGLNLTEMFEAMEEGSLKAVYCVGENPAQSEADSEQAVRRMKELDFLVVQDIFLTKTAELADVVLPATAGWAETDGTTTNSERRVQRVRKAVTPPGEAREDIDIICDLAARLGHEWKYADAEAVWNELRSVSPDHYGMTYERLEEHQGIQWPCPDTDGLEPTYLHGRLWDPDPARRGRLAPFGLVRHDPPVDLTDEQFPIRLTTGRRLDSYNTGVQSGGYASPLRRGEYIELCPEDAERYGVTVGEEVQVSSRRGSVVAPVWIDLGLRPGLAFMTMHFPDEVDTNQLTIEANCPIAGTAEFKASAIRIEKLPVATIVR